A genomic segment from Halomonas sp. GD1P12 encodes:
- a CDS encoding haloacid dehalogenase type II: MKAILFDVFGTVVDWRTSLIQQFGKLEQELGIELPKETLTDQWRGRYVPSMDRVRKGECPWTNLDDLHRESLVELLDQHGIKLDASTIERINRFWHRLTPWPDVQSGLARLKENYIIGTLTNGNVSLMVDVARHAKLPWDMIFCAELFEHYKPDAEVYLGASRLLNLPPEEVMLCAAHNADLRAARALGLKTAFIPRPTEYGPQQSKDLEAEKAWDFVAENFIALGEQLRQ, translated from the coding sequence ATGAAAGCGATCCTGTTCGACGTATTCGGTACCGTGGTCGACTGGCGCACCAGCCTGATCCAGCAGTTCGGCAAGCTGGAGCAGGAGCTGGGCATCGAGTTGCCAAAAGAGACGCTGACCGACCAGTGGCGCGGACGCTACGTGCCTTCGATGGACCGGGTCCGCAAGGGCGAATGCCCTTGGACGAACCTCGATGACCTGCATCGCGAAAGCCTGGTCGAACTGCTCGATCAACACGGCATTAAACTGGATGCTTCGACGATCGAGCGCATCAACCGCTTCTGGCACCGCCTTACGCCCTGGCCGGACGTACAGTCAGGCCTTGCGCGTCTGAAAGAGAATTACATCATCGGCACGCTGACCAACGGCAACGTCTCGCTGATGGTCGACGTTGCCCGCCACGCCAAACTGCCTTGGGACATGATCTTCTGCGCCGAGCTCTTCGAGCACTACAAGCCAGACGCGGAGGTTTATCTCGGCGCGAGCCGTCTGCTGAATCTGCCGCCGGAAGAGGTGATGCTGTGCGCGGCGCATAATGCGGATTTACGAGCGGCGAGGGCGTTAGGCTTGAAAACGGCGTTCATCCCCCGGCCCACGGAGTATGGTCCGCAGCAGAGCAAGGATTTGGAAGCTGAGAAAGCGTGGGATTTCGTGGCGGAGAATTTCATTGCGCTGGGTGAGCAGCTAAGGCAATAA